In Stigmatopora argus isolate UIUO_Sarg chromosome 10, RoL_Sarg_1.0, whole genome shotgun sequence, the following proteins share a genomic window:
- the cbln20 gene encoding LOW QUALITY PROTEIN: cerebellin 20 (The sequence of the model RefSeq protein was modified relative to this genomic sequence to represent the inferred CDS: inserted 1 base in 1 codon; deleted 1 base in 1 codon; substituted 1 base at 1 genomic stop codon) — translation MQVSSQYEWYGPSETQEKSSQEEACVTDKATCGCCMMQQQLHRMKTFFNSSFNQLKAELERTKXILNNIRASRSDFSVALTNSDSSSCFGPFRDDKLITXKHVFINLGMGYNANTGIFTVPHDGVYSLALTVYSDAGSPGNSLAACASLQVNGQVVAGPKDKNQQDQEDSASIVVALHLTAGDRVAVNLPIGCFLCDDKSHYYTLTGILLYSTD, via the exons ATGCAAG TTAGTTCCCAATATGAATGGTACGGTCCTTCAGAGACTCAAGAAAAAAGTAGTCAGGAGGAGG catgtgtgaCAGATAAGGCCACATGTGGATGCTGCATGATGCAGCAACAGTTACACAGGATGAAGACATTCTTCAACAGCAGTTTTAACCAGCTGAAGGCGGAGTtagaaagaacaa acatcctCAATAATATTAGAG CGAGCCGCAGTGATTTCTCTGTGGCTCTAACTAACAGCGATTCT TCGAGCTGCTTTGGACCTTTTCGTGATGACAAGCTCATCACCTAGAAACATGTCTTCATCAATTTGGGAATGGGCTACAACGCAAACACTGGAATCTTTACCGTGCCCCATGATGGCGTGTACAGCCTTGCCCTGACCGTCTACAGCGATGCCGGTTCCCCCGGTAACAGCCTGGCAGCCTGCGCCAGTCTGCAAGTCAACGGTCAAGTGGTGGCAGGCCCGAAAGATAAAAATCAGCAAGACCAAGAAGATAGTGCCTCAATTGTTGTGGCGCTCCACCTGACGGCTGGCGACAGGGTGGCTGTTAATCTACCCATCGGGTGCTTCCTTTGTGATGACAAAAGCCACTACTACACTTTGACTGGCATTCTTCTGTATTCTACTGACTAA